Proteins encoded within one genomic window of Flavobacterium sp. NG2:
- a CDS encoding transposase codes for MKDSLVELLKLLLPEIIVDYFELTSYEKGEEILHLYLKEINSIPKEYRQNKLSSKGFFDEITVQDFPIRGHQVYLHITRRRWLNEDTGQVVFRDWNLVADGTRVTQEFASFLKEINRFKA; via the coding sequence AGATTCCTTAGTTGAACTTCTCAAGTTATTGTTGCCAGAAATTATCGTTGATTATTTTGAACTTACTTCTTATGAAAAAGGTGAAGAAATTCTTCATTTATACTTAAAAGAGATTAATTCGATTCCAAAAGAATACCGTCAAAACAAATTAAGTTCAAAAGGTTTTTTTGATGAGATAACTGTTCAAGATTTTCCAATACGTGGACATCAAGTGTACCTACACATTACTCGTAGAAGATGGCTTAACGAAGATACTGGACAAGTTGTATTTAGAGATTGGAATTTAGTAGCAGACGGAACTCGGGTAACACAGGAGTTTGCGTCTTTTTTAAAAGAAATCAATAGATTCAAAGCCTAA
- a CDS encoding transposase, which yields MASFYGVKGKNLLYQYKDFLSDFKIWNQKAHAKQWLIFPENIGKRLSIDETSLSNGELYTVLTNKAANGRKGTIVAMVAGTKAETVIAIIEKIPLKQRNLVNEITLDMAGNMGLIAKKCFPKAIQVTDRFHVQKLATEALQEIRIKHRWKAIDQENEAMEQAKSSKTKYEPKILTNGDTLKQLLARSRYFLYKNKSKWSQNQKERADLLFNLYPDIHKAYNLTQDLRNIFENTTDKIIAFTRLAKWHEKVNQSGFKSFNTISRTITNHYQNILNYFDNRSTNASAESFNAKIKAFRSQFRGVRNIEFFLFRLTNIYA from the coding sequence ATCGCCTCTTTCTATGGTGTCAAAGGCAAAAACCTACTATATCAATACAAGGATTTCTTAAGTGATTTTAAAATCTGGAATCAAAAAGCACATGCGAAACAATGGCTTATTTTTCCTGAAAACATTGGAAAACGGTTATCTATTGATGAAACCTCTCTTTCTAATGGCGAGCTTTACACCGTTTTAACAAACAAAGCTGCTAACGGTAGAAAAGGCACTATAGTAGCGATGGTTGCTGGAACAAAAGCAGAAACAGTAATTGCAATTATTGAAAAAATCCCTCTTAAACAACGAAACCTAGTTAATGAAATAACATTGGACATGGCTGGTAATATGGGATTAATTGCTAAAAAATGTTTTCCTAAAGCAATACAAGTGACCGACCGCTTTCATGTTCAAAAACTTGCCACTGAAGCTTTGCAAGAGATCAGAATTAAACACCGATGGAAAGCTATAGACCAAGAAAACGAAGCAATGGAACAAGCTAAAAGCAGCAAAACGAAGTATGAACCAAAAATATTAACCAACGGCGATACCCTCAAACAACTACTAGCTAGGAGTCGTTATTTTTTATACAAAAACAAATCAAAATGGTCTCAGAACCAAAAAGAACGTGCGGACTTATTATTCAATTTATATCCCGATATTCATAAAGCATACAATCTAACACAAGACTTACGCAATATCTTTGAAAACACAACTGATAAAATAATTGCTTTTACTAGACTGGCCAAATGGCATGAAAAAGTAAATCAATCAGGATTTAAGTCTTTCAACACAATATCTCGAACCATAACCAATCATTATCAAAACATATTAAACTATTTTGACAACAGAAGTACTAATGCTTCGGCAGAATCCTTCAATGCCAAAATAAAAGCTTTTAGGTCGCAGTTTAGAGGAGTTAGAAACATTGAGTTTTTCCTTTTTAGGCTAACTAATATTTATGCTTAA
- a CDS encoding folylpolyglutamate synthase/dihydrofolate synthase family protein, whose amino-acid sequence MNYQETTQWMFNQLPMYQTQGATAYKEDLTNIKALANHLNNPQENLKCIHIAGTNGKGSTSHMLASILQEAGYKVGLYTSPHLKDYRERIKINGQEISEAFVCEFIAKNKSYFETNDISFFEMSVGLAFDYFEKEKIDLAIIEVGMGGRLDATNIISPLLSVITNIGLDHVQFLGNTLELVAGEKAGIIKEKTPVVIGEYTPETKAVFIEKAKEKNAAIYFASELISETFPSDLLGDYQVFNKKTVLQAIAVLKSNNGIAVSEEQIKKGLLNVTNNTNLQGRWQQLGSSPKIVCDTAHNKEGLNIVFNQIQKENFNRLHIVFGVVNDKNLEAILPLLPKNAIYYFSKPNNPRGLDVKILFEKATENGLKGKTFNSIPEAYENAIKQAESDDFIYVGGSTFVVAEIL is encoded by the coding sequence ATGAATTATCAAGAAACAACCCAATGGATGTTTAATCAGCTCCCTATGTATCAAACACAAGGAGCCACTGCTTATAAGGAAGATTTAACCAACATAAAAGCACTTGCCAACCACCTTAACAATCCACAAGAAAACCTAAAGTGCATTCATATTGCTGGAACAAATGGCAAAGGCTCCACCTCACACATGCTAGCTTCCATATTACAAGAAGCTGGATACAAAGTTGGCCTATACACTTCACCTCATTTAAAGGATTACAGAGAACGTATAAAAATTAACGGTCAAGAAATTAGTGAAGCATTTGTTTGCGAATTCATTGCCAAAAACAAATCTTACTTTGAAACAAATGACATCAGTTTTTTCGAAATGAGTGTTGGACTTGCCTTTGATTATTTCGAAAAAGAAAAGATTGATTTAGCCATCATTGAAGTTGGTATGGGCGGAAGACTTGACGCTACTAATATCATCTCCCCTCTCCTTTCGGTAATAACAAACATTGGATTAGACCACGTACAGTTTTTAGGAAATACACTCGAACTTGTTGCTGGTGAAAAAGCAGGAATTATAAAAGAAAAAACACCGGTAGTAATTGGGGAATACACTCCAGAAACCAAAGCTGTTTTTATTGAAAAAGCCAAAGAAAAAAATGCTGCCATTTATTTTGCTTCTGAATTAATTTCAGAGACTTTCCCATCTGATTTACTTGGAGACTATCAAGTTTTTAATAAAAAAACCGTTTTACAGGCTATTGCCGTTTTGAAATCTAATAACGGAATAGCGGTTTCAGAAGAACAAATCAAAAAAGGTCTACTAAATGTGACTAATAACACCAACCTTCAAGGTAGATGGCAGCAATTAGGAAGTTCGCCCAAAATAGTTTGCGACACTGCTCATAACAAAGAAGGACTTAACATTGTATTCAATCAAATTCAAAAAGAGAATTTTAATAGGTTACATATTGTTTTTGGAGTTGTAAACGACAAAAACCTAGAGGCTATTTTACCTTTATTGCCAAAAAATGCTATTTATTACTTTTCAAAACCAAATAATCCAAGAGGTTTAGATGTTAAAATTCTATTCGAAAAAGCAACAGAAAACGGACTTAAAGGAAAAACATTCAACTCAATACCAGAAGCTTACGAAAACGCTATAAAACAAGCAGAGAGTGATGACTTTATTTATGTAGGTGGTAGTACCTTTGTAGTTGCAGAAATACTTTAA
- a CDS encoding energy transducer TonB produces the protein MKYLETEEEKKSFVITSTIFVILLILFFYLGLTSLDPPPENGIAINFGTTEFGAGEIQPKEAIQSAPTPTAAKPSRSSDDDVISQDMEEAVVMKKAKKVEPTKEVAKEEVKQKPVESPKPSKSTTDALSSLINGPKSDGKAKGGEGNDDKAGDKGSLNGDPYANTYYGSGTGAGGNSGWGLNGRTISSRGKEVQKCNESGTVVVQITVNRNGNVIAAKYTKGTTNTNPCLIEPALATARKYKWQPDSNAPETQIGFITVNFKLGE, from the coding sequence ATGAAATATTTAGAAACAGAAGAAGAAAAAAAATCATTTGTTATCACATCAACCATTTTTGTGATACTATTGATCTTGTTTTTTTATCTAGGCTTAACTTCTCTTGATCCACCACCTGAAAACGGAATTGCCATCAATTTTGGCACAACTGAATTTGGTGCAGGCGAAATTCAACCCAAAGAAGCTATCCAATCTGCTCCCACTCCTACGGCTGCAAAACCATCAAGGTCAAGTGACGATGATGTTATTTCGCAAGACATGGAGGAAGCAGTTGTTATGAAAAAGGCAAAAAAAGTGGAACCTACCAAAGAAGTTGCCAAAGAAGAAGTAAAACAAAAACCAGTTGAAAGTCCAAAACCTTCAAAAAGTACCACTGATGCATTATCCAGCTTAATCAACGGACCAAAATCAGACGGAAAAGCAAAAGGTGGCGAGGGGAATGATGATAAAGCAGGAGATAAAGGAAGCTTAAACGGTGATCCATACGCGAATACTTACTATGGTTCTGGAACTGGAGCTGGAGGAAACAGTGGCTGGGGACTTAATGGGCGCACCATAAGTTCAAGAGGTAAAGAAGTTCAAAAATGTAACGAATCAGGGACTGTAGTGGTACAAATTACAGTGAATCGAAATGGAAATGTAATTGCAGCTAAATACACTAAAGGAACCACAAATACGAATCCTTGCCTGATAGAACCTGCTCTAGCAACAGCTAGGAAATACAAATGGCAACCAGACAGTAATGCACCTGAAACACAAATTGGGTTCATTACGGTAAACTTCAAATTAGGGGAATAA
- a CDS encoding biopolymer transporter ExbD codes for MNIRGRNKVSAEFNMSSMTDIVFLLLIFFMLTSTMVTTNALDLVLPKAKGKTDSNKNIAVSINKKLEFFIDKEPVLESDLESKLLGIFSSDNSKAIILRAEEGVPIEKAVNVLDIANRNQIKVVLAVRPK; via the coding sequence ATGAATATTAGAGGACGAAATAAAGTAAGTGCCGAATTCAATATGTCTTCCATGACTGATATTGTATTCTTACTATTGATATTTTTCATGCTAACATCAACCATGGTAACTACCAACGCATTAGACTTAGTATTACCTAAAGCAAAAGGAAAAACAGATAGCAACAAAAACATAGCAGTAAGTATTAATAAAAAATTAGAGTTTTTTATTGACAAAGAGCCTGTTTTAGAATCTGATTTGGAATCTAAACTACTGGGGATATTCTCAAGTGACAATTCAAAAGCAATTATATTGAGAGCCGAAGAAGGTGTTCCAATTGAAAAAGCAGTTAATGTTTTAGATATTGCTAACAGAAATCAAATTAAAGTTGTTTTAGCGGTACGCCCAAAATAA
- a CDS encoding MotA/TolQ/ExbB proton channel family protein — translation MSLLLQADTLSVANENLAEAVPVEKTLSIIELMSSGGLAGQIIMIALSIMLFVALYIYFERLMAINEASKIDGGFMAQIRDNIRNGRIDSAKISCAHTKSPVARLIEKGISRIGKPLDDINTAIENAGKLEIYKLEKNISILATISGAGPMTGFLGTVVGMIQAFHKMATSGGQIEVGALSEGIYTAMTTTVAGLVVGLIAYIGYNHLVVKTDKLVHQMEANAVDFLDLLNDPA, via the coding sequence ATGAGTTTATTGTTACAAGCAGACACTTTATCTGTTGCAAATGAAAATTTAGCCGAAGCGGTTCCAGTTGAAAAAACCTTATCAATCATCGAATTAATGTCTAGTGGCGGACTAGCGGGGCAAATCATTATGATTGCTTTATCTATAATGCTTTTCGTAGCTTTATATATTTATTTTGAACGCTTGATGGCCATCAACGAAGCCTCAAAAATCGACGGTGGGTTTATGGCACAAATACGAGACAACATTCGAAATGGCCGAATTGATAGTGCCAAAATTTCTTGTGCTCACACCAAATCCCCTGTAGCACGATTAATTGAAAAAGGAATTTCTAGAATTGGGAAGCCTCTTGATGACATTAACACCGCTATTGAAAATGCTGGAAAACTGGAAATATATAAACTAGAAAAAAATATTAGTATTCTAGCCACAATCTCTGGAGCTGGACCAATGACTGGTTTCCTAGGAACGGTGGTAGGTATGATTCAAGCTTTTCATAAAATGGCAACTTCTGGTGGCCAAATTGAAGTGGGTGCTTTATCAGAAGGAATATACACCGCAATGACAACTACTGTTGCAGGATTAGTCGTAGGTCTAATTGCTTATATAGGTTATAATCATTTGGTAGTAAAAACAGACAAACTAGTTCACCAAATGGAAGCTAATGCCGTTGATTTCTTGGACTTATTAAATGACCCAGCTTAA
- a CDS encoding anhydro-N-acetylmuramic acid kinase, which translates to MKKESYNIIGVMSGTSLDGVDLAQIQFTIKNNHWDFEIIHSETVPYNYAWISILKNAVTFSKEALEELNHDYTLLLSSIINEFVNKHQIKELDAVCSHGHTILHQPQINYTLQIGNLPEIAKLTQQTVVCNFRVQDVQLGGQGAPLVPIGDQILFSNYHYCMNLGGFSNVSFEENGNRIAFDICPVNTILNYYANQLGMDYDNKGENSRNGTVNIELLNELNSLEFYQLKHPKSLGFEFVKEIVLPLMEEYEIEIKDKLATFTEHIALQTALALPNKNSTLFITGGGAYNDYLIERIKNHLPEMKIIIPEPTILEYKEALIFGLLGVLKLREEVNVLGSVTGAKKNHSSGFVYSK; encoded by the coding sequence ATGAAAAAAGAATCTTATAATATTATTGGTGTAATGTCTGGGACTTCATTGGACGGAGTAGATTTAGCACAAATTCAATTTACAATCAAAAACAACCATTGGGATTTTGAAATTATCCATAGCGAAACTGTACCATACAATTACGCTTGGATTTCTATTTTAAAAAATGCCGTTACTTTTTCAAAAGAAGCGCTTGAAGAATTAAATCATGATTACACACTGCTTTTATCTTCAATAATAAATGAGTTTGTAAACAAGCACCAAATAAAAGAGCTCGATGCTGTTTGTTCTCATGGTCATACTATACTGCATCAACCTCAAATAAACTATACACTGCAAATTGGAAATTTACCCGAAATTGCTAAACTTACTCAGCAAACAGTAGTTTGTAACTTTAGAGTTCAAGATGTGCAATTAGGTGGACAAGGAGCGCCACTCGTACCTATAGGTGACCAAATCCTATTTTCAAATTACCATTATTGTATGAATCTAGGTGGGTTTTCGAATGTATCATTTGAAGAGAATGGAAATAGAATTGCCTTTGATATTTGTCCAGTAAACACCATTTTAAATTACTATGCTAATCAATTAGGAATGGACTATGACAATAAAGGTGAAAATTCACGAAATGGAACAGTAAATATTGAATTACTAAACGAATTGAATAGTTTAGAATTTTACCAACTAAAACACCCTAAGTCACTTGGTTTTGAATTTGTTAAAGAAATCGTTTTGCCATTAATGGAAGAGTACGAAATCGAAATCAAAGATAAATTGGCCACTTTCACCGAACATATTGCTTTGCAAACTGCTTTGGCTTTGCCAAATAAAAACAGCACTCTATTTATCACAGGAGGAGGAGCTTACAATGATTATTTGATAGAACGCATTAAAAACCATTTGCCTGAAATGAAAATAATCATTCCAGAACCAACTATTTTAGAATACAAAGAAGCTTTAATTTTTGGACTTTTAGGAGTATTAAAACTAAGAGAGGAAGTGAATGTTTTAGGCTCAGTTACAGGTGCCAAAAAAAATCATAGCTCTGGTTTTGTTTACTCGAAATAA
- a CDS encoding acyl-CoA dehydrogenase, producing the protein MDFNLSEEHLMIQQAARDFAQTELLPGVIERDEHSKFPTEQVKKLAELGFLGMVVDPKYGGAGLDNLAYVLALVELAKVDASAAVIMSVNNSLVCAGMEKYCNEEQKQKYLVPLAKGEVLGAFCLSEPEAGSDATSQKTTAIDKGDYYLLNGTKNWITNGSSASTYLVMAQTDVEKGHKGINAFIVEKGWKGFDIGPKEKKMGIRGSDTHSLLFNDVKVPKENRIGEDGFGFHFAMEILNGGRIGIAAQALGIATGAYELALKYSQERKAFGKEIFKHQAIAFKLADMATQIMAAKMLCYKAALEKDAGQDITQSGAMAKLFASQTAMDTTIEAVQIHGGNGYVSEYHVERMMRDAKITQIYEGTSEIQKIVISRSLL; encoded by the coding sequence ATGGATTTTAATTTATCAGAAGAGCATTTGATGATTCAACAAGCAGCTAGAGATTTTGCTCAAACCGAATTATTGCCTGGTGTGATTGAAAGAGATGAGCATTCTAAATTTCCAACAGAACAAGTAAAGAAGTTAGCTGAACTTGGTTTTTTAGGAATGGTAGTGGATCCTAAATATGGTGGAGCAGGTTTAGATAATTTGGCCTATGTTTTGGCATTGGTTGAATTAGCCAAAGTGGATGCTTCGGCTGCGGTTATTATGTCTGTCAATAATTCGTTGGTTTGTGCCGGAATGGAAAAATATTGCAACGAAGAGCAAAAACAGAAATACCTAGTTCCCTTAGCAAAAGGCGAAGTTTTAGGAGCTTTTTGTTTGTCTGAGCCTGAAGCAGGTTCCGATGCTACCTCCCAAAAAACGACTGCTATTGATAAAGGGGATTATTATTTGTTGAATGGAACCAAAAATTGGATTACAAATGGTTCATCAGCTTCGACTTATTTAGTTATGGCTCAGACGGATGTTGAAAAAGGGCATAAAGGAATCAATGCCTTTATTGTCGAAAAAGGATGGAAGGGCTTTGATATTGGGCCAAAAGAAAAGAAAATGGGAATTCGAGGTTCTGATACACATTCGTTATTGTTTAATGATGTAAAAGTGCCAAAAGAAAATAGAATAGGGGAAGATGGTTTTGGTTTTCATTTTGCTATGGAAATTCTTAATGGGGGGCGAATAGGAATTGCAGCCCAAGCTTTAGGAATTGCTACAGGAGCTTATGAATTGGCATTAAAATATTCGCAAGAGCGAAAAGCTTTTGGGAAAGAAATTTTTAAACATCAGGCGATTGCTTTTAAATTGGCTGATATGGCAACGCAGATTATGGCTGCTAAAATGCTATGTTATAAAGCGGCATTGGAGAAAGATGCAGGGCAGGATATCACGCAATCTGGTGCGATGGCTAAATTATTTGCTTCGCAAACCGCAATGGATACAACGATTGAAGCGGTTCAAATTCATGGTGGAAATGGATATGTATCCGAATATCATGTAGAGCGAATGATGCGAGATGCTAAAATTACTCAGATTTACGAAGGAACTTCCGAAATCCAGAAAATTGTAATATCCAGAAGTTTGCTTTAA
- a CDS encoding YHS domain-containing (seleno)protein has protein sequence MKKIIPILVLVLVSVLVFGQNEIKRASQFNLENGIAIQGYDPISYFVESKAIKGNKEIAVTYKGVVYYFSSKKNKETFLKNPSSYEPQYGGWCAYAIGKSGEKVSVNPKTFKIVDGKLYLFYNAFLNNTLKDWNKDEANLKSKANENWDRINK, from the coding sequence ATGAAAAAAATCATTCCAATTTTAGTTTTAGTATTGGTTTCAGTATTGGTCTTTGGACAAAATGAAATCAAAAGAGCTTCTCAATTTAATTTAGAGAATGGCATAGCGATTCAAGGTTATGATCCAATTTCTTATTTTGTGGAATCGAAAGCGATTAAAGGGAACAAAGAAATTGCGGTGACTTACAAAGGTGTTGTTTATTATTTTTCATCAAAAAAAAATAAAGAGACGTTTTTAAAGAATCCATCTTCTTATGAGCCCCAATACGGGGGGTGGTGTGCATACGCCATTGGTAAATCTGGAGAAAAAGTGTCAGTAAATCCCAAGACATTTAAAATTGTTGATGGAAAACTCTATTTATTTTACAACGCTTTTTTGAATAACACTCTCAAAGATTGGAATAAAGATGAGGCTAATTTGAAATCAAAAGCCAATGAAAATTGGGATAGAATTAATAAGTAG
- a CDS encoding DinB family protein: MLLHSINNSLNELKDLLVQLSNVEYSKPCISLSNSTIGEHTRHIIEMFQCLVLNYDSGIVNYDNRERNHQIQTDTSFAISQIEFIQNVLEKENKKLQLQQIVDAEELRIETNYFRELLYNLEHCIHHQALIKVGVIQNCSITLNENFGVARSTIEYRNQCVQ, from the coding sequence ATGTTGCTACATTCTATAAATAATAGTTTAAATGAATTAAAGGATTTGTTAGTCCAATTATCAAATGTTGAGTATTCAAAACCTTGTATTTCATTAAGTAATTCGACCATTGGGGAACACACCAGGCATATTATTGAAATGTTTCAATGTTTGGTGCTTAATTACGATTCGGGAATTGTGAATTATGATAATAGGGAAAGAAACCATCAAATACAAACTGATACATCATTTGCGATTAGTCAAATTGAGTTTATTCAAAACGTTCTAGAAAAAGAAAATAAAAAATTGCAATTGCAGCAAATTGTAGATGCTGAGGAGTTGCGAATCGAAACAAATTATTTTAGAGAATTACTATATAATTTAGAACATTGCATACATCATCAGGCGCTTATAAAAGTTGGAGTTATCCAAAATTGTTCCATTACGCTAAATGAAAATTTTGGAGTAGCTCGTTCAACAATCGAATATAGAAACCAATGTGTACAGTAA
- a CDS encoding NRDE family protein has translation MCTVSFVKTNDKVIITSNRDESVIRLNAIHPMEYIVNNKKVIYPKDPKAGGTWYAIDENGTVLVLLNGAEEKHEYKPPYRKSRGLIVLDVIGNLSPKQYWDTIELDNIEPFTIVLYQEGQLYQLRWDGTFKYTNLLDVNKKHIWASSTLYPKEIRDKRAKLFHAFLDNKEDVSEIEMYHFHRYTEADNPENGLVINRNDFLKTLSITQSVLQQNEVKVKHYDLINETEFKMSFQIN, from the coding sequence ATGTGTACAGTAAGTTTTGTAAAAACAAATGATAAGGTAATTATCACTTCTAATAGAGATGAAAGTGTGATTCGATTAAATGCAATACATCCTATGGAATATATTGTAAATAATAAAAAAGTAATTTACCCAAAAGACCCAAAAGCTGGAGGAACTTGGTATGCAATAGATGAAAACGGAACCGTCTTAGTTTTATTGAATGGTGCTGAAGAGAAACATGAATATAAACCTCCGTATAGAAAAAGTAGAGGATTAATTGTTTTGGATGTCATAGGCAATCTTTCGCCAAAGCAATATTGGGACACTATTGAATTAGATAACATTGAGCCTTTTACGATAGTACTATATCAAGAGGGACAATTGTATCAGCTTCGCTGGGATGGGACTTTCAAGTATACTAATTTATTAGACGTGAATAAAAAACATATTTGGGCTTCGTCGACTTTATATCCAAAAGAAATTCGAGATAAAAGAGCGAAATTATTTCATGCTTTTTTAGATAATAAGGAAGATGTTTCAGAAATTGAAATGTATCATTTTCATCGGTATACTGAAGCCGATAATCCAGAAAACGGATTGGTTATTAATAGGAATGATTTTTTAAAAACCTTGAGTATCACCCAGTCTGTATTGCAACAAAATGAAGTCAAAGTCAAACATTATGATTTGATTAATGAGACAGAGTTTAAGATGTCATTTCAAATAAATTAA
- a CDS encoding D-alanine--D-alanine ligase encodes MNWEYWPYQLVYVPIYFLWFFYAIKSKSIFFFSASNPSIKNGGFVMESKKAIYDLIPQKFYPKTELIKEGSSIDEIKKRVDEAQIQFPFIAKPDIGLRGSAVKKINTIADLNQYAQKANFDFIVQDLIPYENEIGVFYVRYPNQKKGKITGIVSKEFLVVTGNGAATIEELILENPRYALQFTVLKKEYGLGLNKVLPEGEKMNLVPYGNHARGAKFIDGSHWVTPALEKMIDEMCQQIPEFYFGRLDIMYQSLEELELGNNFLIVELNGAASEPTHIYDPRHSLFFAWKELARHITYMYEISVENNKRGATFLPHKLGVQELKSHWEQSAKIVNF; translated from the coding sequence ATGAATTGGGAATATTGGCCTTATCAATTGGTGTATGTCCCTATTTATTTTTTATGGTTTTTTTATGCCATTAAGTCCAAATCTATCTTTTTTTTCAGTGCCTCAAACCCATCAATTAAAAATGGTGGCTTTGTAATGGAATCCAAAAAAGCTATTTATGATTTGATACCTCAAAAATTCTACCCCAAAACCGAATTAATAAAAGAAGGTTCTTCGATTGACGAAATCAAAAAAAGAGTAGATGAAGCTCAAATTCAATTTCCATTTATCGCTAAACCAGATATCGGATTAAGAGGTTCAGCGGTTAAGAAAATAAACACGATTGCTGATTTAAATCAATATGCCCAAAAAGCAAATTTTGATTTTATAGTTCAAGATTTGATCCCATATGAAAATGAAATAGGTGTTTTTTATGTGCGTTATCCAAATCAAAAAAAAGGGAAAATTACCGGTATTGTTTCTAAAGAATTTTTAGTGGTTACTGGCAATGGAGCCGCTACGATTGAAGAATTAATTCTTGAAAACCCTAGATATGCGTTGCAATTTACCGTTTTAAAAAAAGAATATGGGCTAGGCTTAAATAAAGTCTTGCCTGAGGGTGAGAAAATGAATTTAGTCCCTTATGGAAATCATGCACGCGGTGCAAAGTTCATAGATGGGAGTCATTGGGTAACTCCCGCTTTAGAAAAAATGATTGATGAAATGTGTCAACAAATTCCAGAGTTTTATTTTGGGAGACTTGATATCATGTATCAATCTTTGGAGGAATTAGAATTAGGGAATAATTTTTTAATTGTTGAACTTAATGGTGCAGCGAGTGAGCCCACACATATTTATGACCCTAGACATTCATTGTTTTTTGCCTGGAAAGAATTAGCAAGACATATTACCTATATGTATGAAATAAGTGTAGAGAATAATAAAAGAGGAGCCACTTTTTTGCCGCATAAATTAGGTGTTCAAGAATTGAAATCGCATTGGGAGCAAAGTGCTAAAATCGTGAATTTTTAG
- a CDS encoding T9SS type A sorting domain-containing protein, producing MKKLYTIIFLIVFTILGRAQNKLLSSINEYYTGSSWEKSWGYNYEYDSNNNLISETNLNWVFDHWEIHDKTTYTYDVNNKVILELGQDWNSTTGMLENSYRDTYTYVNGKFSGQVSEYWESSNWVNEWKVEVSYGGNNLPSGYLSYEWDGSQWVVESQGTFSYDGNNRVSTETSQDWVNSTWINSYKTLYTYNANNKILNNRGAEWDDFNNLWSENERTDYELDLAGNRIVEVNVSEYNNITYKNKVEYAYDESSLMNNFAHPYKDKNGVDYLTEDFPYVNKLLTATNYSFNSFSNTYSINNRTTYNYNNSIVLSTENPELLDLDLKVFPNPASSVLNLDFPALETIDKVIITDVMGRVVLQQQTNLNQIKVDELAAGLYILEVYSGNKKNQTKFIKD from the coding sequence ATGAAAAAACTTTACACTATTATTTTTTTAATTGTATTTACAATTTTAGGAAGAGCACAAAACAAATTATTGTCAAGTATTAATGAATATTATACGGGTAGTAGTTGGGAAAAAAGTTGGGGTTATAATTATGAGTATGATAGCAACAACAATTTAATTTCCGAAACAAATCTAAATTGGGTGTTCGACCATTGGGAAATACATGACAAAACAACTTACACTTATGATGTAAATAACAAAGTTATTTTAGAGTTGGGACAGGATTGGAATTCCACTACTGGTATGCTTGAGAATTCCTACAGAGATACTTATACCTATGTAAATGGGAAGTTTTCAGGTCAAGTATCGGAATATTGGGAAAGTTCAAATTGGGTTAATGAGTGGAAGGTTGAAGTAAGTTATGGCGGTAATAATTTGCCGTCGGGTTATTTGTCTTATGAATGGGATGGTTCACAATGGGTGGTAGAGTCTCAAGGAACATTTTCTTACGATGGTAACAATAGAGTTAGTACAGAAACCTCTCAAGATTGGGTAAACTCCACTTGGATTAACTCCTATAAAACTTTGTATACCTATAATGCAAATAACAAAATTTTAAACAATAGAGGAGCAGAATGGGATGACTTCAATAATCTTTGGAGTGAAAATGAGAGGACAGATTATGAATTAGATCTTGCGGGTAATAGAATCGTTGAAGTAAATGTTTCCGAGTACAATAACATTACCTATAAAAATAAAGTTGAGTATGCTTATGATGAGTCAAGTCTTATGAATAATTTTGCCCATCCTTATAAAGATAAAAACGGGGTTGATTATTTGACAGAGGATTTCCCATATGTAAATAAGCTTCTTACTGCAACAAATTACTCTTTTAATAGTTTTAGCAATACTTATAGTATTAACAATCGAACCACGTATAATTACAACAATTCAATTGTTTTGTCAACCGAAAATCCAGAGCTTTTGGATTTGGATTTAAAAGTTTTTCCTAACCCTGCTAGTTCCGTACTAAATCTTGATTTTCCAGCTTTGGAAACGATTGATAAAGTCATAATTACGGATGTTATGGGCAGAGTAGTTTTACAACAACAAACTAATCTGAACCAAATAAAAGTAGATGAATTGGCAGCAGGACTTTATATCTTAGAAGTGTATTCGGGCAATAAAAAAAATCAAACAAAGTTCATTAAAGACTAG